From Ruminococcus sp. HUN007, a single genomic window includes:
- a CDS encoding glycoside hydrolase family 3 protein, whose product MKKILDWNRYIEKAVQTVSEGIVMLINRNGALPLSKNEEVAVFGRIQLHYYKSGTGSGGMVNVSKVTGIVDGLRESGVPVNEELYSVYEKWDEKNPFDPGEGWGTEPWSQKEMPLEDEFVERIAAQCKTAVVIIGRTAGEEQDNREEDGAFFLSETERDMIRKVRKAFPKMIVLLNTGGIMNTLFIEENEPDALLYVWQGGMTGGTGTARVLTGEVSPSGKLTDTAAFKIADYPAAEYFGDKERNFYAEDIYVGYRYFETFAKEKVHFPFGYGLSYTTFDVKVNGTSSKAYRDYSEYTSVFDITVKNTGNYSGKEVVQIYCEAPQGKLGKSLRVLCGFKKTKKLRPGEEERFTIEVPLSEAASYDDSGVTGHRSCFVLEAGEYKFYAGTDVRSAKPVSSVTLENTEVIKKLSQCVAPVLPFKRMRPELQNDGTYKVVFEDVPLLEADENKKRLDNLPPEIPYTGDRGIKLKDVRNRSRTMDEFIAQLSDNDLACIIRGEGMGSPKVTAGTASAFGGVTDSLKDFGIPCGCCADGPSGMRLDCGIKAFSLPNGTMIASTFNPELVTELFEFTGYEMAENKVDCLLGPGMNIHRHPLNGRNFEYFSEDPYLTGIMACAELEGLHRSGSEGTIKHFCGNNQETGRLVIDSVISERALREIYLKGFEMVIKNTGARTVMTTYGSLNGLWTAGHYDLDTSVLRNEWGFEGMVMTDWWADINERGEKQCKNNFAAMARAQNDVYMVCSDSADHDDNTLSSLADGTLTRAELQRNAANICRFLMNTNAMKRLEGTYEKTEIINRPEEDEGSDAPVVFYELENEIEIPFENVKTDKGCIYCYELTITTPGAFEAEITASSKNSETAQIPVTYFCNGTVCATYTFNGTGGKYVSEVRSVNMYSRFNTVRFYFGQSGLDIKSIRYRLVKPFERRHD is encoded by the coding sequence ATGAAAAAAATTTTAGACTGGAACAGATATATTGAAAAGGCGGTGCAGACTGTTTCCGAGGGTATTGTAATGCTCATCAACAGGAACGGTGCGCTTCCTCTCAGTAAAAATGAAGAGGTAGCAGTTTTCGGAAGAATACAGCTGCACTACTATAAAAGCGGAACAGGCTCCGGCGGAATGGTAAACGTTTCGAAAGTGACCGGAATCGTTGACGGTCTCCGTGAAAGCGGTGTGCCGGTAAATGAGGAGCTTTATTCCGTTTATGAAAAATGGGATGAAAAGAATCCTTTCGATCCCGGTGAGGGCTGGGGAACCGAACCGTGGTCACAGAAGGAGATGCCTCTTGAAGATGAATTTGTTGAAAGAATAGCAGCTCAGTGTAAGACTGCTGTAGTAATAATCGGCAGAACAGCAGGTGAGGAACAGGATAACCGTGAGGAAGACGGTGCGTTTTTCCTAAGCGAAACTGAACGTGACATGATAAGAAAGGTCAGAAAAGCCTTTCCGAAAATGATAGTCCTTCTGAACACAGGCGGAATCATGAATACTCTGTTTATCGAGGAGAATGAGCCTGATGCACTTCTGTACGTTTGGCAGGGAGGCATGACAGGCGGAACCGGTACAGCCAGGGTGCTTACAGGTGAAGTTTCACCGTCCGGCAAGCTTACGGATACTGCTGCATTTAAGATAGCAGACTATCCGGCTGCGGAGTATTTCGGCGATAAGGAACGCAATTTCTACGCTGAGGACATTTATGTCGGCTACCGTTATTTTGAAACTTTTGCGAAGGAAAAGGTGCATTTCCCGTTCGGCTACGGCCTTTCATACACGACTTTTGACGTAAAGGTGAACGGAACCAGTTCGAAAGCGTACCGCGATTATTCGGAATATACTTCAGTTTTTGATATTACAGTAAAGAACACCGGTAATTATTCGGGTAAGGAAGTAGTACAGATCTACTGTGAGGCTCCGCAGGGAAAACTTGGAAAATCTTTAAGGGTGCTTTGCGGATTTAAGAAAACGAAGAAACTGAGACCTGGTGAGGAGGAACGCTTTACTATCGAAGTTCCGCTGTCAGAAGCCGCTTCCTACGATGACTCCGGTGTTACAGGACACCGTTCATGTTTCGTGCTTGAAGCAGGTGAATATAAATTCTATGCCGGAACCGATGTTAGAAGTGCAAAGCCTGTATCTTCAGTTACACTGGAAAACACTGAGGTAATAAAGAAACTTTCACAGTGTGTCGCACCGGTACTTCCGTTTAAGAGAATGCGTCCTGAACTTCAGAATGACGGAACGTACAAAGTTGTTTTTGAAGATGTTCCGCTTCTTGAAGCAGATGAAAATAAAAAACGTCTTGACAACCTGCCGCCTGAGATCCCGTATACGGGAGACAGGGGAATAAAGCTTAAGGATGTCAGGAATAGAAGCCGTACGATGGATGAATTCATCGCACAGCTTTCAGACAATGACCTTGCATGCATAATACGCGGCGAGGGTATGGGAAGTCCGAAGGTAACAGCCGGAACGGCTTCAGCTTTCGGAGGAGTCACAGACAGCCTGAAAGACTTCGGCATACCGTGCGGATGCTGTGCGGACGGTCCTTCGGGAATGAGACTTGACTGCGGAATAAAGGCGTTCAGTCTTCCGAACGGAACGATGATCGCCTCCACGTTCAACCCGGAACTTGTAACCGAGCTTTTTGAGTTTACAGGATATGAAATGGCAGAAAACAAAGTTGACTGTCTTTTAGGACCGGGAATGAATATCCACCGTCATCCGCTTAACGGCAGAAACTTTGAATATTTCTCCGAAGATCCGTATCTCACCGGAATAATGGCATGTGCCGAACTTGAGGGCCTTCACAGAAGCGGTTCCGAGGGAACGATCAAGCATTTCTGCGGAAACAATCAGGAAACAGGACGTCTTGTTATCGATTCTGTTATTTCCGAGAGAGCGCTTCGCGAGATCTATTTAAAAGGCTTTGAAATGGTCATTAAGAACACAGGTGCACGTACCGTTATGACAACATACGGTTCACTTAACGGCCTGTGGACAGCCGGACACTACGACCTCGACACATCCGTTCTGAGAAACGAATGGGGCTTTGAGGGAATGGTAATGACCGACTGGTGGGCCGATATAAACGAGCGCGGAGAAAAGCAGTGCAAGAACAATTTCGCTGCAATGGCAAGAGCCCAGAATGACGTTTACATGGTTTGCTCGGACAGTGCCGATCATGATGACAACACACTTTCCTCTCTTGCCGACGGAACGCTTACAAGGGCTGAACTCCAGAGAAACGCAGCAAACATCTGCCGTTTCCTTATGAATACAAATGCGATGAAGCGCCTTGAAGGCACATACGAAAAAACTGAGATCATAAACCGTCCTGAAGAGGATGAGGGAAGTGATGCACCGGTTGTATTCTATGAGCTTGAAAATGAGATAGAGATACCGTTTGAAAATGTTAAGACCGACAAGGGATGCATTTACTGCTATGAGCTTACCATTACCACGCCGGGTGCATTTGAGGCGGAAATAACAGCTTCTTCGAAAAACAGCGAGACTGCACAGATACCTGTCACATATTTCTGCAACGGTACAGTCTGCGCTACCTATACATTCAACGGTACCGGAGGAAAATATGTTTCTGAGGTACGCAGTGTGAACATGTATTCACGTTTCAATACCGTCCGGTTCTATTTCGGACAGAGCGGTCTTGATATAAAAAGCATAAGGTACAGGTTAGTAAAGCCTTTCGAAAGAAGGCATGATTAG
- a CDS encoding RNA methyltransferase, translated as MIEISSENRKETEIFTSVPERELYHYYEPDRGIFIAESPKVIERALNAGYEPLELMMCRRDITGEAAKIISRCGDIPLYTGDYDEITAVTGFELIRGAICAMRRRKLPAAEEICRDARRIAVLENVVNPANMGSIFRSAAALDMDAVLLTKGCTDPLYRRSSRVSMGTVFQVPWTFIDAAENGYTELLRNLGFSLAAMALCDDSVDIDDAALNSEEKLAVIMGAEGEGLLASTIEACDYTVKIPMSHGVDSLNVAAASAVAFWQLGRKKK; from the coding sequence ATAATTGAAATCAGCAGTGAAAACAGGAAAGAAACAGAGATATTCACATCGGTGCCGGAACGTGAGCTTTATCATTATTACGAACCGGATCGGGGCATCTTTATTGCTGAAAGTCCGAAAGTAATCGAAAGGGCGCTGAATGCCGGCTACGAGCCGCTTGAACTTATGATGTGCCGGCGTGATATTACCGGTGAGGCTGCAAAGATCATCTCCCGGTGCGGAGACATACCGCTTTATACCGGTGATTATGATGAAATAACTGCTGTTACCGGTTTTGAACTGATACGCGGTGCAATATGTGCAATGCGGCGCAGGAAACTGCCGGCAGCTGAGGAGATATGCCGTGATGCAAGGCGCATAGCTGTACTTGAAAATGTAGTGAATCCGGCTAATATGGGATCGATATTCCGGAGTGCAGCGGCACTTGATATGGATGCTGTCCTGCTGACGAAAGGCTGTACTGATCCGCTTTACAGGCGTTCATCCCGTGTGAGCATGGGGACGGTCTTTCAGGTGCCGTGGACATTTATCGATGCCGCAGAAAACGGATATACCGAACTGCTCCGGAATCTCGGATTTTCACTGGCAGCAATGGCACTGTGTGACGATTCCGTTGATATTGACGATGCAGCACTTAATTCAGAGGAGAAACTTGCAGTCATAATGGGAGCGGAAGGTGAAGGACTTCTCGCTTCCACCATCGAAGCCTGCGACTACACCGTGAAAATCCCAATGTCACACGGCGTCGATTCCCTTAACGTGGCCGCAGCAAGCGCAGTTGCCTTCTGGCAGCTCGGAAGAAAGAAAAAATAA
- the trxA gene encoding thioredoxin — translation MAEINVTLENFEEEVEKCSIPVLLDFWAEWCGPCRMLSPVVAEVAKKYEGKIRVGKVNVDEVPELADSFGVSSIPMLMVMKEGKCMTTAVGYRDQPQVEKMLEEYI, via the coding sequence ATGGCAGAGATCAATGTTACTCTTGAAAACTTTGAGGAAGAAGTGGAAAAGTGCAGTATACCTGTTCTTCTTGACTTCTGGGCAGAATGGTGCGGACCGTGCAGAATGCTTTCGCCGGTTGTCGCAGAGGTAGCAAAAAAATATGAAGGAAAGATCAGAGTAGGCAAGGTCAATGTTGATGAAGTTCCTGAACTCGCTGATTCCTTCGGAGTTTCAAGCATTCCTATGCTTATGGTCATGAAGGAAGGAAAATGCATGACTACAGCTGTAGGATACAGAGATCAGCCTCAGGTTGAAAAAATGCTCGAAGAGTACATCTGA
- a CDS encoding glycoside hydrolase — protein sequence MKVFKRIVSFMTAAGLCGTMAGYLTFSENEVKAAAVVSLSPNSKYEINNGVFEGWGTSLCWWANRVGYSDELAEKTAELFFGDTGLRMNIARFNIGGGDDPSHNHITRTDSAMPGYSKYQNGQVVYDWNADYNQRNVLKKALGKNKDLIVEMFSNSPPYYMTNSGCTSGNKDAGKNNLKDNWYAGFADYMAEVCAHYEKEWGIHIQSVEPFNEPYTNFWGAYSPKQEGCHFDIGNSESKMLMEMKRAMDAKNMGGTMIVASDETSIDTQIDAFKALSGDAKKVVQRIDTHTYGGWKRTDLKNLALQNGKNLWMSEVDGNGTAGTNAGEMAPALWLANRMRDDCNGLECSAWILWQAIDKHISKNGYNGKKDSGMIDISKGFWGLSVCDHDKKDVILTQKYYAFGQYSRYIRPGFTMLKTSDKTVAAYDPKGNQLVIVATNDGGQRDLEFDLSEFGAVGDSVKVIRTSGTMSNGEHWKEVGTIATNDNGFKATLAPLSITTYIVDGVKAEAFAGNKIEIDASKVTGSNPWKNSADTAQKVFDGNTSTYFDGVGNGWVQADLGGVYNISAIAYSPRSGYEYRCPGGQFFSSADGVNWKEMYKITSVPSFGMHTLTKLQNTEGVRYIKYQVPEGKPDSSINKDSVYCCNIAEIAVYGDAAQAAPTVEPTVEPTAEPTVEPTVEPTAEPTTEPSPEPVKGDVNNDGVLNTSDIITLSSFILGKDEAITAENADLNKDGKINIIDFITLRSLFA from the coding sequence ATGAAAGTTTTTAAAAGAATCGTGTCATTTATGACAGCAGCAGGACTGTGCGGTACAATGGCAGGATACCTGACATTCAGTGAAAATGAGGTAAAGGCAGCTGCTGTCGTATCTCTTTCACCAAACAGCAAATACGAGATCAACAACGGCGTGTTCGAAGGATGGGGCACATCACTCTGCTGGTGGGCCAACCGTGTCGGTTATTCCGATGAACTTGCTGAAAAGACAGCAGAGCTTTTCTTCGGTGACACAGGTCTTCGCATGAACATTGCAAGATTCAACATCGGCGGCGGTGACGATCCTTCGCACAACCACATCACGAGAACTGACTCTGCAATGCCTGGTTACTCAAAGTACCAGAACGGACAGGTAGTCTACGACTGGAATGCGGACTACAATCAGAGAAACGTTCTTAAAAAGGCTCTGGGAAAGAACAAGGATCTTATTGTTGAAATGTTCTCGAACTCTCCTCCGTACTACATGACAAACAGCGGATGTACAAGCGGTAACAAGGATGCAGGCAAGAACAACCTCAAGGATAACTGGTACGCAGGTTTTGCAGACTACATGGCTGAAGTTTGTGCCCATTACGAAAAGGAATGGGGAATACATATTCAGAGTGTTGAACCTTTCAACGAACCGTATACGAATTTCTGGGGAGCCTACAGTCCAAAGCAGGAAGGCTGCCACTTCGATATCGGCAACAGCGAATCAAAGATGCTCATGGAAATGAAACGTGCCATGGATGCAAAGAACATGGGCGGCACAATGATCGTTGCTTCAGACGAAACATCTATCGATACACAGATCGATGCATTCAAGGCTCTTTCAGGCGATGCCAAGAAGGTAGTTCAGAGAATCGATACACATACATACGGCGGCTGGAAGAGAACAGACCTCAAGAACCTGGCTCTTCAGAACGGCAAGAATCTCTGGATGAGTGAAGTTGACGGCAACGGTACAGCAGGTACCAATGCAGGTGAAATGGCTCCGGCCCTCTGGCTCGCAAACAGAATGCGCGACGACTGCAACGGACTCGAGTGTTCAGCATGGATCCTCTGGCAGGCTATCGACAAGCACATTTCAAAGAACGGCTACAACGGAAAGAAAGACAGCGGTATGATCGATATCTCCAAGGGTTTCTGGGGACTTTCAGTCTGCGACCATGATAAGAAGGACGTTATCCTTACACAGAAATATTACGCATTCGGACAGTATTCACGTTACATCCGTCCGGGATTCACAATGCTCAAGACATCTGACAAGACAGTTGCTGCCTACGACCCTAAGGGCAATCAGCTCGTTATCGTAGCAACAAATGACGGCGGTCAGCGTGACCTCGAATTCGACCTTTCAGAATTCGGTGCTGTCGGCGACAGTGTAAAGGTAATCAGAACAAGCGGTACAATGTCCAACGGTGAACACTGGAAGGAAGTCGGAACTATTGCAACAAACGACAACGGATTCAAGGCAACTCTTGCTCCGCTTTCAATCACAACATACATCGTTGACGGCGTGAAGGCAGAAGCTTTCGCAGGCAATAAGATCGAAATCGATGCTTCAAAGGTAACAGGAAGCAATCCGTGGAAGAATTCAGCAGATACAGCTCAGAAGGTATTTGACGGAAACACATCAACATACTTTGACGGTGTAGGCAACGGCTGGGTACAGGCTGACCTCGGCGGCGTCTACAATATTTCAGCAATTGCATATTCACCTCGTTCAGGCTATGAATACAGATGTCCGGGCGGACAGTTCTTCTCATCAGCCGACGGTGTGAACTGGAAGGAAATGTACAAGATCACTTCCGTTCCTTCATTCGGAATGCATACACTTACAAAACTTCAGAACACTGAAGGAGTAAGATACATCAAATATCAGGTTCCGGAAGGCAAACCGGACAGCAGCATCAACAAGGATTCAGTTTACTGCTGCAACATTGCAGAGATCGCAGTTTACGGCGATGCTGCACAGGCAGCTCCGACAGTCGAACCAACAGTGGAACCTACAGCAGAGCCAACAGTTGAGCCAACAGTGGAACCTACAGCCGAACCAACAACAGAGCCTTCACCGGAACCGGTAAAGGGTGACGTAAACAATGACGGTGTTCTCAATACATCCGACATCATTACACTTTCATCTTTCATCCTCGGAAAAGATGAAGCGATTACTGCAGAAAATGCCGATCTTAACAAGGACGGAAAGATTAACATCATTGATTTCATTACTCTCAGATCTTTATTTGCGTAA
- a CDS encoding ferredoxin-thioredoxin reductase catalytic domain-containing protein, with protein sequence MKVTLNTDEEVVKTIKEGLERTGGYCPCRIGKKEEYKCMCQEFRDQIKDPEFEGFCHCMLYYKSK encoded by the coding sequence ATGAAAGTAACACTTAATACAGACGAAGAAGTAGTAAAGACAATAAAGGAAGGTCTTGAACGCACAGGCGGATACTGTCCGTGCAGAATAGGCAAAAAGGAAGAATACAAGTGCATGTGCCAGGAATTCAGGGATCAGATAAAGGATCCTGAATTTGAAGGTTTCTGTCACTGCATGCTCTATTACAAGTCAAAATAA
- a CDS encoding ATP-binding protein: MIKDYQGEGITRKQTMLIIQMLIVLFQFLMEVFSIVYNTFHKPDFILSFDYCMDYLVMPSLMNIFAMFSEIFFLTRTEKSERRDVYQKYIMLITFIVIGLVLYTTHYDCASAFAVFFVPIAMTLFYEDQRLTNITMLFSVGGLIPGLVQRAHDNKLSDDFYYEAVTSVGFVLLFGLLIGTASRAFVKRSESLREMTDIAENASRAKSDFLANMSHEIRTPMNAIVGMCELILREPDISDNVRSNCFAIQSSGRNLLYIINDILDFSKIESGKMELIESEFNIASTLNDVINMTVTRKRDKKIEIIAFVDPDIPSGLIGDEIRIRQIMINIMTNAVKYTNEGAVILRLSYTKHNYGINLKVTVEDTGIGISPENIEKLFTSFQQVDTRKNRAVEGTGLGLAISKRLVSKMGGFINVKSESGKGSVFSVVIPLRVSNERPFILIKDAEKINAVAFIRSDRLPDSIVSEKYNELVDEIRTKLKINVVQTDSIDEVKALFLVPDAGITHLFVTKEGYLENRQYIKDISNIVQVIIIQDIINSIQPEPNMKCIYKPLYSLSVASVFNNENIVLNLNERRNSQITFSAPKARVMIVDDNEINLKVAVGLMRPYNMQFITASSAKEAITLLRKKEVDLVLMDHMMPEMDGVEATTLIREFEDEYFKKLPIIALSANAVSGARKMFLEAGFNDFIPKPIEHSTLDRVLKKWLPAELICPPVRTVMVGGRRKSDREGGTAASGRLISVNLGLNYTGGNEEAYLDILKDFIERLPEKTAYINKLYEEEEWKDYVIETHALKSASLSIGSRTLSDAAKEMEMAGRACDFEKISTGHSIFLKYCNDVYDEGVKYLALKGIKVGEEIKPVKDNLKLAPPIKAEELLKILTKAADACAGFDADAASKLCEEASRYSFGGMNLKDVFGKAAKLANDYEYDQAGGIINDFIKGINSTGGES; encoded by the coding sequence ATGATAAAGGATTATCAGGGAGAGGGGATAACCAGAAAGCAAACCATGCTGATCATTCAGATGCTGATCGTTCTGTTTCAGTTTCTGATGGAGGTATTCAGTATCGTATATAATACCTTTCATAAACCGGATTTCATTCTGAGTTTTGACTACTGCATGGATTATCTTGTTATGCCGTCATTGATGAACATCTTTGCGATGTTTTCCGAGATCTTTTTTCTGACCAGAACAGAAAAATCAGAACGCAGGGACGTTTATCAGAAATATATAATGCTTATTACCTTTATTGTAATAGGCCTTGTGCTTTACACTACGCACTATGACTGCGCCAGCGCTTTTGCCGTATTTTTTGTACCGATCGCGATGACTCTTTTTTACGAGGACCAGCGTCTTACCAATATCACTATGCTGTTCAGCGTTGGCGGACTTATTCCGGGACTTGTTCAGAGAGCGCATGACAATAAACTGTCGGATGATTTCTATTATGAAGCGGTAACATCTGTAGGATTTGTTTTACTTTTCGGTTTACTGATAGGTACAGCATCAAGGGCTTTTGTAAAGCGAAGCGAATCACTGCGTGAGATGACGGATATTGCTGAAAATGCAAGCCGTGCGAAAAGTGATTTCCTTGCAAACATGAGCCATGAAATCAGAACACCTATGAACGCTATAGTAGGTATGTGCGAGCTTATTCTCCGTGAGCCTGATATCAGTGACAACGTGCGCAGCAACTGTTTTGCGATCCAGAGTTCGGGCAGAAACCTTCTCTACATCATAAATGACATACTTGACTTTTCAAAGATCGAGTCCGGAAAAATGGAGCTTATAGAGTCGGAATTCAACATAGCCTCCACGCTCAACGATGTCATCAATATGACTGTTACGAGAAAACGTGACAAGAAGATCGAAATTATCGCCTTTGTTGATCCTGATATCCCGTCAGGTCTTATCGGTGATGAGATACGTATAAGACAGATCATGATAAACATCATGACCAATGCTGTCAAATATACAAACGAAGGAGCCGTTATATTAAGACTGTCATATACAAAGCATAACTACGGTATCAATCTTAAAGTGACAGTCGAAGATACGGGAATAGGTATATCTCCGGAGAATATTGAAAAGCTTTTCACAAGCTTCCAGCAGGTGGATACCAGAAAGAACCGTGCAGTAGAGGGTACAGGTCTCGGACTTGCCATTTCCAAAAGACTCGTTTCCAAGATGGGCGGATTTATTAATGTAAAGAGTGAATCAGGAAAGGGATCTGTTTTCTCAGTTGTTATTCCGCTTCGTGTTTCTAATGAGAGACCGTTCATTCTGATAAAGGATGCCGAGAAGATAAATGCTGTCGCATTCATACGTTCAGACAGACTGCCGGACAGTATCGTAAGCGAGAAATATAATGAACTTGTTGATGAGATCAGAACGAAACTTAAGATCAATGTCGTACAGACTGACAGCATTGACGAAGTAAAGGCACTTTTCCTTGTTCCGGACGCAGGTATTACGCATCTTTTTGTGACCAAGGAAGGATATCTCGAAAACAGACAGTATATCAAGGATATCAGCAATATCGTTCAGGTTATCATCATTCAGGATATCATTAATTCAATTCAGCCTGAACCTAATATGAAGTGCATATACAAGCCGCTGTATTCACTGTCGGTCGCATCAGTTTTCAATAATGAAAACATAGTGCTCAACCTGAATGAAAGAAGAAATTCTCAGATCACATTCTCGGCACCGAAGGCGCGTGTCATGATAGTTGATGACAATGAGATAAACCTTAAAGTCGCTGTAGGACTTATGAGACCTTACAATATGCAGTTCATTACTGCGTCGAGCGCGAAGGAAGCTATTACCCTGTTACGTAAAAAGGAAGTTGACCTTGTGCTTATGGATCATATGATGCCTGAAATGGACGGCGTTGAAGCTACTACGCTTATCCGTGAGTTTGAGGATGAATACTTTAAGAAACTTCCGATAATAGCACTTTCGGCCAATGCGGTCAGCGGTGCCAGAAAGATGTTCCTTGAAGCAGGATTCAACGACTTTATTCCTAAGCCAATCGAACACAGCACGCTTGACAGGGTGCTGAAAAAATGGCTTCCTGCTGAACTTATCTGTCCTCCGGTACGAACTGTAATGGTGGGCGGAAGAAGAAAGAGCGACCGCGAAGGCGGAACAGCAGCCAGCGGAAGACTCATATCCGTAAATCTCGGACTTAACTATACAGGCGGAAATGAGGAGGCCTATCTTGATATTCTGAAGGATTTCATCGAAAGACTTCCGGAAAAGACAGCCTACATCAATAAGCTTTACGAGGAAGAGGAATGGAAGGATTATGTTATAGAGACACATGCTCTCAAGAGTGCATCACTTTCCATCGGAAGCCGTACACTTTCCGACGCTGCAAAAGAGATGGAGATGGCAGGACGTGCATGTGATTTTGAAAAGATCAGTACCGGCCATTCAATTTTCCTTAAATACTGTAACGACGTTTATGACGAAGGCGTGAAGTATCTTGCCTTAAAGGGCATAAAGGTCGGGGAAGAAATAAAGCCTGTTAAGGATAATCTTAAACTTGCCCCGCCGATAAAAGCAGAAGAGCTTTTAAAGATCTTAACGAAGGCTGCCGATGCATGCGCAGGCTTCGATGCGGATGCAGCTTCGAAACTGTGTGAAGAGGCGTCACGTTATTCATTCGGAGGAATGAATCTTAAAGACGTTTTCGGAAAGGCTGCCAAGCTTGCAAATGATTATGAATATGATCAGGCGGGCGGAATAATAAACGATTTCATAAAGGGGATCAACAGTACGGGGGGAGAATCATGA